In one Sphingobacterium daejeonense genomic region, the following are encoded:
- a CDS encoding RagB/SusD family nutrient uptake outer membrane protein, with protein sequence MKRKFYTIILLGFILSGCTKFLETPPDLRTELDSPTKIAELLTSAYPQGNYIPFMEAASDNAGDKGMARSTGDPLNQNPWKFQDVEAREQDSPTFYWYAAYKAISTANHALQAIEKLNNPKETNYLKGEALVARAYAHHMLAIIFAPNYEIETADKLPGIPYVTEPENIVIKKYERKTIKYVYEMIEKDLTEGILLLDDNKYKVPKFHFNTAAAHAFATRFYLFKKDYEKAANHADLALGPNLENYLRQINHEDFRSLEYFNKQRYYSDSSTPTNLLLVEAPTIWSRNMVQNRYGLTTELVTELFSNPNVSSGLYGYTLFGTEQFLHVPKFREHFVKASINASYGVPYNMIPLFTADELMLNRIEAYARIKKIDRAIEDLNIFIKHKVFYTFSIPIYIPSIHTINSVRINLFYGSSDLEENIVKTAIDFRRREFVFEGLRWLDIIRHKIPVTHRSHDDKEVYFLGINSPRRIFQIPDEVIMSGIEPNPR encoded by the coding sequence ATGAAAAGAAAATTTTATACAATAATTTTATTGGGATTTATTTTATCAGGGTGTACAAAATTCCTTGAAACACCACCTGATTTAAGAACGGAACTAGATTCACCTACTAAAATTGCAGAATTATTAACCTCTGCATATCCTCAAGGAAACTACATTCCTTTTATGGAGGCAGCTTCAGATAACGCCGGAGATAAAGGGATGGCAAGAAGCACTGGAGATCCATTAAATCAGAATCCATGGAAATTTCAAGATGTAGAAGCTCGAGAACAAGACTCACCAACTTTTTATTGGTATGCAGCTTATAAAGCAATCAGTACAGCAAATCATGCTCTTCAAGCAATTGAAAAACTCAATAATCCAAAAGAAACAAATTACTTGAAAGGAGAAGCTCTTGTTGCTAGAGCTTATGCTCATCATATGCTGGCAATTATTTTTGCTCCAAACTATGAAATAGAAACCGCAGACAAATTGCCAGGAATACCTTATGTTACTGAACCTGAAAATATTGTAATCAAAAAATATGAACGTAAAACAATTAAATACGTTTATGAAATGATCGAAAAAGATCTAACTGAAGGAATCCTTTTGTTAGATGACAATAAATATAAAGTTCCAAAGTTTCATTTTAATACTGCAGCTGCGCATGCTTTCGCTACAAGATTTTATCTATTTAAAAAAGATTATGAAAAAGCTGCTAATCACGCTGATTTAGCTTTAGGGCCAAATCTTGAAAATTATTTGAGGCAAATAAATCATGAAGATTTTAGATCATTAGAATATTTCAATAAACAGCGTTATTACTCAGACTCCTCGACACCTACAAATCTATTACTCGTAGAAGCACCAACTATTTGGAGTAGAAATATGGTCCAAAATAGATATGGATTAACAACTGAATTAGTAACTGAGTTATTCAGTAATCCAAACGTTTCTTCTGGTCTTTATGGATACACTCTTTTTGGAACAGAACAATTTTTACATGTTCCAAAATTCAGAGAACATTTTGTAAAAGCATCAATTAACGCCAGCTATGGAGTGCCCTATAATATGATCCCTTTATTTACTGCAGATGAATTAATGTTGAATAGAATTGAAGCATACGCTAGAATAAAAAAAATTGATAGAGCAATAGAGGATTTAAACATATTTATTAAGCATAAAGTATTTTATACATTCAGTATCCCAATTTATATTCCTTCTATCCACACAATCAATAGCGTTAGAATCAACTTGTTTTATGGATCATCAGATCTTGAAGAAAACATTGTTAAAACGGCAATTGATTTTAGAAGAAGGGAATTTGTGTTTGAAGGTTTACGTTGGCTAGATATCATCAGACATAAAATTCCAGTTACACACCGGTCTCATGATGATAAGGAGGTATACTTTTTAGGAATAAACAGCCCAAGAAGAATATTTCAAATCCCAGATGAAGTGATCATGTCAGGAATCGAACCAAATCCTAGATAA
- a CDS encoding malate:quinone oxidoreductase translates to MGKKTKKTEVDVVLIGGGIMSATLGTLINELSPDINIEIIERLDVVAAESSDAWNNAGTGHSALCELNYTPEQPDGSVKIDKAISIAEQYEISKQFWSYLVEKNIIKNPSHFIRRVPHMSAVFGEKDVNFLKTRFETMTKENLFKGMEYTEDKALLKEWVPLMMNGRSDDEAVAATKMEIGTDVNFGALTKDLITYLDGKDNIKLSLNQEVKDIDREDDGRWEVEVKDLKTGQKREILAKFVFIGAGGHSLLLLEKSGIPEAKGYGGFPVGGQWLRCNNEEIIKQHHAKVYGKASVGAPPMSVPHLDTRYIDGKQALLFGPYAGFSTKFLKKGSYFDLPASIKLSNIRPMLSAGLDNLPLTKYLITEVMKKPQDKLDSLKQFMPTAKMEDWEIEKAGQRVQVIKKDPKHGGILEFGTEVVSSADGSIAALLGASPGASTSVAIMINLLKRCFPERAKSDSYRKKLREMIPSWGKKLNDDPTLCESTRARTSSILQLDK, encoded by the coding sequence ATGGGTAAGAAAACAAAGAAAACGGAAGTCGACGTTGTATTGATTGGTGGAGGTATCATGAGTGCAACGTTAGGTACGTTAATTAATGAGCTAAGTCCAGACATAAATATTGAGATTATAGAACGTTTAGATGTTGTTGCTGCAGAGAGTTCAGATGCATGGAACAACGCCGGAACAGGTCACTCGGCCCTTTGTGAATTAAACTATACACCAGAACAGCCTGATGGAAGTGTAAAAATTGATAAAGCAATCAGTATTGCAGAACAATATGAAATTTCTAAGCAGTTTTGGTCTTACCTAGTCGAAAAGAATATCATTAAAAATCCAAGTCATTTTATCCGTCGTGTACCACATATGTCTGCAGTATTCGGTGAGAAGGATGTGAACTTCTTGAAGACAAGGTTTGAAACAATGACTAAGGAAAACTTATTCAAAGGTATGGAATATACTGAGGATAAGGCTTTGTTGAAGGAGTGGGTTCCATTGATGATGAATGGACGCTCAGATGATGAAGCAGTTGCAGCTACTAAAATGGAAATCGGTACTGATGTGAATTTTGGTGCTTTAACAAAAGATTTAATCACTTACTTAGATGGAAAGGATAATATTAAATTATCCCTTAATCAAGAGGTAAAAGATATAGACCGTGAAGACGATGGTCGCTGGGAAGTGGAAGTTAAAGACCTAAAAACTGGTCAGAAGCGTGAAATCTTAGCGAAATTTGTATTCATAGGTGCAGGTGGTCACTCACTATTATTATTGGAGAAATCTGGTATTCCTGAAGCAAAAGGATACGGTGGATTCCCTGTTGGTGGCCAATGGCTGAGATGTAACAATGAGGAAATCATTAAACAACATCACGCCAAGGTATATGGAAAGGCTTCTGTTGGAGCTCCTCCAATGTCTGTGCCTCACTTGGATACTCGATATATCGATGGCAAGCAAGCCTTGTTATTTGGTCCTTACGCCGGTTTTTCGACTAAGTTCCTGAAAAAAGGTTCATATTTCGATTTGCCAGCGTCAATTAAACTTTCGAATATTCGTCCTATGCTTTCTGCAGGATTGGATAACTTACCATTGACAAAATACTTAATTACCGAAGTTATGAAAAAGCCTCAGGATAAATTGGATTCATTGAAACAATTTATGCCAACTGCCAAAATGGAGGACTGGGAGATTGAAAAGGCAGGGCAACGTGTTCAGGTAATCAAGAAAGATCCAAAACATGGTGGTATCTTGGAATTTGGTACTGAAGTTGTTTCTAGCGCTGATGGTTCTATTGCTGCCTTGTTGGGTGCTTCACCAGGTGCTTCAACATCCGTAGCGATTATGATCAACCTGTTGAAGAGATGTTTTCCTGAACGTGCAAAATCGGACTCATACCGTAAGAAATTAAGAGAAATGATCCCTTCATGGGGTAAAAAATTGAATGATGATCCAACGTTATGTGAATCTACAAGAGCGCGTACATCTTCAATTTTACAGTTAGATAAATAA
- a CDS encoding DUF423 domain-containing protein yields MNQIALISGSILGILSIVFGAFGAHALKKVLTEERLNSFEVGVRYQMYAAITLLIIGFHLDFATTTEKWAYYGIFWGCILFSGSIYFLSLKDVLKANLRFLGPITPLGGLLMIVGWVMLLISFL; encoded by the coding sequence GTGAATCAAATAGCACTAATTTCCGGATCAATATTAGGAATTCTATCCATAGTATTCGGAGCCTTTGGAGCGCATGCTCTTAAAAAAGTACTCACTGAGGAAAGATTAAATTCTTTTGAAGTTGGCGTTCGTTATCAAATGTATGCAGCTATAACTCTTTTGATTATTGGCTTCCATTTAGATTTTGCAACAACAACAGAAAAATGGGCATACTACGGCATTTTTTGGGGATGTATCCTTTTTTCAGGCAGCATTTATTTTCTAAGCCTTAAGGATGTCTTAAAAGCGAACCTAAGATTTTTGGGTCCTATTACACCTTTGGGCGGTCTATTGATGATCGTAGGTTGGGTCATGCTGTTGATATCATTCTTATAA
- a CDS encoding PhnA domain-containing protein, whose amino-acid sequence MWSEFAPVQVVAWRMLSRLRNEAWAANNLDILYLDDETLEWAKKTGDHEADATVEFHQDSNGTRLFEGDTVVLIKTLDVKRIEYFCQIGNRC is encoded by the coding sequence ATGTGGTCTGAATTTGCACCTGTTCAAGTGGTTGCATGGAGGATGTTGAGCAGATTGAGAAATGAAGCTTGGGCTGCCAACAATCTTGATATTTTATACCTTGATGATGAAACCCTCGAATGGGCTAAGAAAACAGGAGACCACGAAGCAGATGCAACAGTGGAATTTCATCAAGATTCTAATGGAACAAGACTTTTTGAAGGTGATACAGTCGTATTAATCAAGACCCTAGATGTAAAAAGGATCGAGTATTTCTGCCAAATTGGGAACCGTTGTTAA
- a CDS encoding menaquinone biosynthetic enzyme MqnA/MqnD family protein, whose translation MSKIRVSAVSYTNTLPFLQGIRNSDVMNDIELSVDFPAECARKVISDESDMGIIPIAALTDLKEYHFIGDYCIGSTDYVDSVFIFSNKPIEEVETLLLDKQSRTSNGLARILLKHYWKKEVKIVTEGEADAYVLIGDRTFGKKEEVPYVYDMGHYWKELTGLPFAYAVWVSNKELPDSFENKFNSALADGVSRPDDVIPGLPSFPNFDYHKYLNENLNYHLDADKKKAIEKYLEWYKELG comes from the coding sequence ATGAGTAAAATAAGAGTATCTGCGGTTTCTTATACCAACACTTTGCCTTTTTTACAGGGAATAAGAAATTCAGATGTGATGAATGATATTGAGCTGTCTGTAGATTTTCCAGCAGAATGTGCCCGAAAAGTAATTTCTGACGAATCGGATATGGGAATTATTCCCATTGCAGCCCTTACAGATCTAAAAGAATACCATTTTATTGGAGATTATTGTATCGGTTCAACCGACTATGTCGATTCTGTATTTATATTTTCCAACAAACCAATTGAGGAGGTAGAAACCTTACTGTTAGACAAACAATCTCGGACATCCAATGGCTTAGCTAGAATATTGTTAAAGCATTACTGGAAAAAAGAAGTAAAGATTGTTACTGAAGGAGAGGCCGATGCTTACGTTTTAATTGGAGATAGAACCTTTGGCAAAAAGGAAGAAGTTCCTTACGTCTATGATATGGGTCATTACTGGAAAGAATTAACAGGATTGCCATTTGCTTATGCCGTTTGGGTGTCAAACAAAGAGCTCCCAGATTCTTTTGAAAATAAATTTAATTCAGCCTTAGCTGATGGAGTTTCCAGGCCAGACGATGTTATCCCAGGATTGCCTTCTTTTCCAAACTTTGATTATCACAAATACCTAAATGAAAATCTAAACTATCATTTAGATGCAGATAAGAAAAAAGCCATTGAGAAATATTTGGAATGGTATAAGGAATTGGGGTAG
- a CDS encoding neutral zinc metallopeptidase codes for MLVFWAHHLNKTTDVEITYDDIVEGMRAAAAVGDDHIQEQAYGQSNPESFTHGSSEQRMYWFKKGYDTGDINAGQYL; via the coding sequence ATGCTGGTGTTTTGGGCTCATCACTTGAATAAAACTACGGATGTAGAAATTACCTATGATGATATTGTTGAAGGTATGCGCGCTGCTGCTGCGGTAGGAGATGACCATATCCAAGAACAAGCTTATGGTCAATCTAATCCAGAATCTTTTACCCACGGTTCTTCTGAACAACGTATGTATTGGTTTAAGAAAGGATATGATACTGGAGATATCAATGCGGGGCAATACCTTTGA
- the fabG gene encoding 3-oxoacyl-[acyl-carrier-protein] reductase, producing the protein MKLLAGKTALITGASKGIGRKIAEVFAQNGANVAFTYLSSVEKGQALEKELEQFGTKVKGYRSDASKFDEADKLINDIVSDFGTLDIVVNNAGITKDGLLMRMTEENWDDVININLKSIFNVSKAASKVMMKNRKGSIINMSSVVGVQGNAGQANYAASKAGIIGFSKSLAKELGSRNIRTNVVAPGFIRTEMTDVLDPKVVEGWEANIPLKRAGEPEDVANACLFLASDLSSYITGQVIPVCGGML; encoded by the coding sequence ATGAAATTGTTAGCCGGAAAAACAGCCTTAATCACTGGGGCATCAAAAGGAATAGGACGTAAAATCGCTGAGGTATTTGCCCAAAATGGTGCAAATGTGGCGTTTACTTACCTATCATCAGTAGAAAAAGGTCAAGCTTTAGAAAAAGAACTTGAACAATTCGGAACAAAAGTAAAAGGTTACCGCTCAGACGCTTCCAAATTCGATGAAGCAGATAAACTGATAAACGATATTGTAAGCGATTTTGGAACTCTTGATATCGTCGTAAACAATGCTGGAATAACCAAAGATGGTCTGCTAATGAGAATGACCGAAGAAAATTGGGATGATGTCATCAACATCAACTTAAAATCTATTTTCAACGTGTCTAAAGCAGCATCTAAAGTAATGATGAAAAACCGTAAAGGTAGTATCATCAACATGAGCTCTGTAGTAGGTGTTCAAGGAAATGCTGGCCAAGCAAATTACGCTGCCTCCAAAGCTGGAATTATCGGATTCTCTAAATCTTTAGCTAAAGAGTTGGGATCAAGAAATATACGCACAAACGTAGTAGCACCTGGGTTTATCCGTACAGAAATGACAGATGTTTTAGATCCAAAAGTAGTAGAAGGTTGGGAAGCAAACATTCCTTTGAAACGCGCTGGTGAACCAGAAGATGTAGCAAACGCTTGTTTGTTCTTGGCATCTGACCTATCATCATACATTACAGGTCAAGTAATCCCTGTATGTGGTGGTATGTTGTAA
- the pnuC gene encoding nicotinamide riboside transporter PnuC — MEEILQNIIQAFQATSWLERFSVLCGIVQVLLSKNNKVSNYFFGILGITTGMMVLFHAKLYAEIALQIYYLIMSIYGWWYWVSNKQAKEQPITKASKSEWMVVLGIVFIGFFIFYFLLKGITDSDVPIWDAWVTSTAWAGMWLLAKRKIENWILLNISNLFAIPLLIHKNLYLFAALTTFLFIVAIFGYLKWRKIMAQELIKSQNA; from the coding sequence TTGGAGGAAATATTACAAAACATAATTCAAGCTTTTCAAGCAACCTCATGGTTGGAGCGTTTTTCTGTGCTTTGCGGCATTGTTCAAGTCTTGCTGTCCAAGAACAATAAGGTATCTAATTACTTTTTTGGCATCCTTGGTATTACTACCGGTATGATGGTTTTGTTCCACGCAAAATTGTATGCAGAAATTGCCTTACAGATCTATTATCTCATTATGAGCATCTATGGTTGGTGGTATTGGGTGAGTAATAAGCAAGCTAAAGAACAACCGATCACCAAGGCTTCGAAATCTGAATGGATGGTTGTACTTGGTATTGTATTTATCGGATTCTTTATTTTTTATTTCTTATTAAAAGGAATTACTGACTCTGATGTTCCAATTTGGGACGCTTGGGTAACCTCTACTGCATGGGCAGGAATGTGGCTTTTGGCAAAAAGAAAGATTGAGAACTGGATATTGTTGAATATCAGCAACTTATTTGCAATACCGTTGTTAATCCATAAAAACCTTTATCTATTTGCTGCCTTGACAACCTTTTTATTTATTGTTGCTATTTTCGGCTATCTAAAATGGCGGAAAATTATGGCGCAAGAACTTATTAAATCGCAAAATGCTTAA
- a CDS encoding DUF4302 domain-containing protein, translating into MESSYRIAADQVLSLYFDTYSFIHILSDPDDFVNGGFRGAGLISDFEFSILDFKSDTIKLKGNHNGSELILIRANKNQGKDYINKAFKFNNSLESINHFPYYYKLIKTSRERYSIRYQY; encoded by the coding sequence ATGGAAAGTTCGTATAGAATTGCTGCTGACCAAGTATTGAGCCTGTATTTTGACACTTACTCATTCATACACATCTTATCAGATCCAGATGATTTTGTGAATGGAGGATTTAGAGGTGCCGGACTAATTTCAGATTTTGAATTTTCGATTTTAGACTTTAAATCTGATACAATAAAGTTAAAAGGCAACCATAATGGTAGCGAATTAATATTAATTAGGGCAAACAAGAATCAAGGTAAAGATTATATAAATAAAGCCTTTAAATTCAACAACTCGCTCGAATCAATAAATCATTTTCCATATTACTATAAGCTAATAAAAACATCAAGGGAAAGATATTCAATTCGCTATCAATACTGA
- a CDS encoding DUF4302 domain-containing protein, giving the protein MKTNIYLLILVFTVFFSCKKTDQILDRPDKKLNELRSQYIEQLVGAENGWIGYLFPEGGRGFTFKFEFNNSNRVLTYSALDEKKIIGTDGKFV; this is encoded by the coding sequence ATGAAAACCAATATATATTTATTAATACTGGTATTTACAGTGTTTTTTAGCTGTAAAAAAACTGATCAAATATTAGATCGACCAGATAAAAAACTCAATGAATTGCGATCTCAATATATAGAACAATTAGTAGGTGCTGAAAATGGATGGATTGGATATCTTTTCCCGGAAGGAGGCCGAGGATTTACGTTTAAATTCGAATTCAACAATAGCAATAGAGTATTAACTTATTCAGCTTTGGATGAAAAAAAAATCATTGGTACCGATGGAAAGTTCGTATAG
- a CDS encoding substrate import-associated zinc metallohydrolase lipoprotein, which yields MKRLILFSIILTVLTSCKKNDSLPSDKIIDLGGERWVRTEIDNIIYNDFIKTYNIEVKYKWSPFEINFNRTLVPPMEFQVEPVLSAIKKIWMEPYEKIGGKDFLKKHPITKFVLVGSPEFQNTGGIVLGSAEGGTRINIYNVNNFFIRNQESVKQMLHTIHHEYVHILHQTIHYPQEWRGLSTKWYTETWFNTPEFIAQTEGLVSSYAKSSEREDFAETVTFLLIKGQEEYNKLISSNPDVAHIYKSKQSIIENYFKNAFNVDFKTFQFEVQNAIKNITQIKQ from the coding sequence ATGAAAAGACTTATTTTATTTTCTATTATTCTTACAGTTCTTACGAGCTGCAAAAAAAATGATTCATTACCATCCGACAAAATAATAGATTTAGGAGGAGAAAGATGGGTAAGAACAGAGATTGATAATATCATATACAATGATTTTATAAAAACCTACAATATTGAAGTTAAATACAAATGGAGCCCATTTGAAATCAATTTCAACAGAACATTGGTCCCACCAATGGAATTCCAAGTTGAACCAGTTCTTTCTGCTATCAAAAAAATTTGGATGGAACCATATGAAAAAATTGGTGGTAAGGACTTCTTAAAAAAACATCCAATAACAAAATTTGTACTGGTTGGTTCACCAGAATTTCAGAATACAGGAGGAATAGTTTTAGGTAGTGCTGAAGGGGGAACCAGAATTAACATTTATAATGTAAACAATTTCTTTATTAGAAATCAAGAGTCTGTCAAACAGATGCTCCATACTATTCATCATGAATATGTCCATATTTTGCATCAAACTATTCATTATCCACAAGAATGGAGGGGACTAAGCACAAAATGGTATACTGAAACATGGTTTAACACTCCAGAATTTATAGCACAAACAGAAGGATTAGTATCTAGTTATGCAAAGTCATCTGAAAGAGAAGATTTTGCAGAAACGGTCACTTTTCTACTTATTAAAGGACAGGAAGAGTACAATAAGTTGATCAGTTCAAACCCCGACGTTGCTCATATTTATAAATCGAAACAATCTATTATTGAAAATTATTTCAAAAATGCATTTAATGTCGATTTTAAAACATTCCAATTCGAAGTCCAAAATGCTATTAAAAACATCACTCAAATTAAACAATAA
- a CDS encoding PhnA domain-containing protein: MGTVVKNIRLVPDNTEQIEGKIEGQTIVILTKYLRKG, from the coding sequence TTGGGAACCGTTGTTAAAAACATTAGACTTGTTCCTGACAATACAGAACAAATAGAAGGCAAGATTGAAGGCCAAACTATCGTTATATTAACAAAGTACCTTCGCAAAGGTTAA
- a CDS encoding rhodanese-like domain-containing protein, producing MKKLLFTALIGLACLQANSQEKIDAVKMEEVIAKPQTQILDVRTSEEYAGGHIPNSVNLDWKEKEKFTEAIKDLDKDQPVYVYCLGGGRSKQAAQYLTENGFKVYDYSGGMMDWRNAEKPEIKPEAGKEAKGMSTDEFDHVINSSDLVLVNFSAVWCVPCQELKPTIDKIEKEQAGKVKVVRIDADKNKELMKVLNVRGIPQMILYKKGEEAWNKSGIATETEILAQVKKASK from the coding sequence ATGAAAAAGTTATTGTTCACAGCATTAATTGGATTGGCTTGTTTACAAGCCAATTCGCAAGAGAAAATCGATGCTGTTAAAATGGAAGAAGTAATTGCGAAACCTCAGACCCAAATTCTGGACGTTAGAACTTCCGAAGAATATGCAGGCGGACATATTCCAAATTCAGTAAACCTGGATTGGAAAGAAAAGGAAAAATTTACCGAAGCTATCAAAGATTTAGACAAAGACCAACCTGTCTATGTTTATTGTCTTGGCGGTGGTCGAAGCAAACAAGCAGCACAATATCTGACAGAAAATGGCTTTAAAGTTTATGATTATTCCGGGGGCATGATGGACTGGAGAAATGCTGAAAAACCTGAAATCAAACCTGAGGCAGGTAAAGAAGCTAAAGGAATGAGTACCGATGAATTTGACCATGTAATCAATTCATCAGACTTGGTTTTAGTAAATTTCTCAGCAGTTTGGTGTGTTCCTTGCCAAGAGTTAAAACCTACAATCGACAAAATCGAAAAAGAACAAGCCGGAAAGGTAAAAGTGGTAAGGATTGATGCTGATAAGAACAAAGAATTGATGAAAGTTTTGAATGTCCGCGGGATTCCACAAATGATCCTTTACAAAAAAGGAGAAGAAGCTTGGAACAAATCCGGAATAGCAACAGAAACCGAAATCTTGGCTCAAGTGAAAAAAGCCTCTAAATAA
- a CDS encoding neutral zinc metallopeptidase, whose product MKWQGGRRGGNIEDRRGMSGGQKMTLGGIGGVIVLIIGFLMGGDPNEILNQMGGSQQQGTVNEQGEYQSTPEEDKLMDFADVVLASTDDVWTKIFQENGKSYPKPTMVIYTDAAQTEGCGMGQSAFGPFYCPGDQKVYLDLSFNRELAQKYGAKGEFALAYVIAHEVGHHIQNIFGVLSQTNALRSKLSERENNKISVMTELQADFYAGVLGSSLE is encoded by the coding sequence ATGAAATGGCAAGGTGGCCGCCGCGGCGGAAATATTGAAGATCGTAGAGGGATGTCTGGTGGACAGAAAATGACTCTAGGAGGAATCGGTGGTGTAATCGTTTTAATCATTGGATTCTTGATGGGTGGAGACCCTAATGAAATCCTGAATCAAATGGGTGGTTCTCAGCAACAGGGAACTGTTAATGAACAAGGAGAATACCAATCTACTCCTGAGGAAGATAAGCTGATGGATTTTGCTGATGTAGTGTTGGCAAGTACTGATGACGTTTGGACCAAGATTTTTCAGGAAAATGGGAAATCGTATCCAAAACCTACTATGGTAATCTATACAGATGCTGCACAAACAGAAGGATGTGGTATGGGTCAATCTGCTTTTGGGCCATTTTATTGTCCAGGGGACCAAAAAGTTTATCTTGATTTAAGTTTCAATAGAGAACTGGCTCAAAAATATGGGGCGAAAGGGGAATTCGCACTTGCATATGTTATTGCGCATGAAGTAGGTCATCATATCCAGAACATCTTTGGAGTTCTTTCTCAGACAAATGCATTGAGATCTAAGTTGAGTGAGCGTGAGAACAATAAAATTTCGGTAATGACCGAATTACAAGCAGATTTTTATGCTGGTGTTTTGGGCTCATCACTTGAATAA
- a CDS encoding histidine phosphatase family protein, which produces MKKTFYFIRHGQTELNLKGIVQGRGVDSPLNENGIKQAQAFYDTYKNIPFDKIYTSTLIRTHQTVAPFLKDGIPMEQLIGLDEISWGIYEGQTQTEEILTGFDKVVSSWRNNDLDLAIEEGESPNTLVTRQKEAIEYMLQQPEEETILVCMHGRALRVMLCHLTNVPVCNMDDFPHTNTALYKLEYSDNEFAIVDHYNVKHLEGLLDE; this is translated from the coding sequence TTGAAGAAAACATTTTATTTTATTCGTCACGGGCAAACGGAATTAAATCTAAAAGGTATAGTTCAAGGCCGAGGTGTTGACAGTCCATTAAATGAAAATGGAATTAAACAGGCTCAGGCTTTCTATGATACGTACAAGAATATTCCATTCGACAAGATTTATACTTCCACATTAATTCGTACTCATCAAACTGTTGCTCCATTTTTAAAGGATGGTATTCCAATGGAACAGCTAATTGGGTTGGATGAAATTAGTTGGGGTATATATGAGGGTCAAACCCAAACAGAAGAAATCTTAACAGGTTTTGACAAGGTAGTTTCATCTTGGCGCAACAATGATTTGGATTTAGCAATTGAAGAAGGCGAATCTCCAAACACATTAGTCACTAGGCAAAAAGAAGCTATTGAATATATGCTTCAACAACCTGAAGAAGAAACCATACTAGTCTGTATGCATGGCCGAGCATTACGTGTGATGCTATGCCATTTGACAAATGTTCCAGTATGCAATATGGATGATTTTCCTCACACAAACACAGCCTTGTACAAATTAGAATATAGCGATAATGAATTCGCTATCGTCGATCACTACAACGTAAAGCATTTAGAAGGATTATTAGATGAGTAA